One window from the genome of Moorena sp. SIOASIH encodes:
- a CDS encoding pentapeptide repeat-containing protein produces the protein MASPTIKTGQHRQGSWYFPLRLNLVLPLVTRRCVAALLEVSLVTTSALLPYGIGLYAEKYSEAEPVPLNPVLGATQNAIAKTLAYPRLQLTKRVTPLTNFFWCASLVMPVGVTLWQLYLLGKTGQTTPKGWFGVRVVTASGKPPGLIGAVWREAVGRWGLPLGSAYLLWRYTGAFPDLLILLGLAGLMLLAESFSSVLNPQHRSLHDYIAGTYVSDSSRLLLPYWSSFESSPSPEYEEVELEEETDGQWSQEYEEVELEEETDGQWSNHQEATWGYHSATVNTITLYSKSQQHSPNLWLWMRRNPGLTLLIVTFGGMGSVLGTFVGTQIYIQSQANWRAFNQQKNQVFLTLVKQLNSTDGTAQEERMGSILALGRIDDHRAVPFLVDLLGQENTPSLIDTLQQTLVSKGVQPLPHLRILNQSLANDQKTLTGEGKAGVEGVLAVRHRATKQAISKILTIYDGQVHNANLSYINLSKVNQGYGYFNPILDNLNLSGINFRYANLSGANLQGSRFYGPGEDEHFGTFDDWVSDFSGADLREVNLTGAILDNVLMNRTNLIGATLNRARFYNGSLIGANLSSAQLINADFRRAILENASLTGANLGEAKFSLSSLHGARLGKVSAVGSDFSSADLSQSSWQGANLSRANLSNANLKNVDFNSTQLVGANLRNAQLDNAKLRYANLSAADLRGANLAGADFLGVTFAMAKQTKANQFITLPPPKSNLARIKGVDFANVKNLDEQQLRYICTYGGLHPRCL, from the coding sequence ATGGCTAGCCCCACTATAAAAACAGGTCAACACCGACAAGGTAGCTGGTATTTTCCGCTGCGACTGAACTTGGTTCTGCCACTGGTGACTAGGCGTTGCGTGGCAGCGCTTTTGGAAGTCTCGCTGGTAACTACTAGTGCATTGCTCCCTTACGGGATTGGTTTGTATGCAGAAAAATACTCGGAGGCAGAACCGGTTCCCCTTAACCCAGTGTTGGGGGCAACCCAGAATGCGATCGCAAAAACTCTAGCTTACCCGCGCCTACAACTAACCAAGCGAGTCACTCCCCTGACCAATTTTTTTTGGTGTGCTTCGTTAGTGATGCCAGTAGGAGTAACCTTATGGCAACTTTATTTGCTGGGAAAAACTGGTCAAACTACTCCCAAAGGTTGGTTTGGAGTGCGAGTGGTTACCGCTTCGGGAAAACCCCCTGGTTTGATCGGTGCGGTGTGGCGTGAGGCAGTGGGACGCTGGGGATTACCACTGGGAAGTGCTTATTTACTCTGGCGCTACACTGGAGCGTTTCCCGACTTGTTAATTTTGTTGGGGTTGGCAGGATTGATGCTATTGGCAGAGAGTTTTAGTTCTGTATTAAATCCTCAACATCGCAGCCTCCACGACTACATAGCCGGAACTTATGTCTCGGATTCCTCTCGGTTGCTGTTGCCGTACTGGTCAAGTTTTGAATCCTCCCCCTCACCGGAGTATGAAGAGGTAGAGCTAGAGGAGGAAACTGATGGGCAATGGTCTCAAGAGTATGAAGAGGTAGAGCTAGAGGAGGAAACTGATGGGCAATGGTCTAATCACCAGGAAGCTACCTGGGGTTACCATAGCGCAACAGTTAATACCATTACCCTGTACTCAAAATCGCAACAGCACTCCCCCAATCTTTGGTTGTGGATGCGCCGAAATCCTGGTCTTACTCTGCTAATTGTTACCTTTGGCGGGATGGGGTCTGTACTTGGCACGTTTGTGGGAACCCAAATCTATATTCAAAGTCAGGCCAATTGGCGAGCGTTCAATCAGCAGAAAAATCAGGTCTTTCTGACCTTAGTGAAACAATTAAACTCCACTGATGGCACTGCTCAAGAAGAACGTATGGGATCAATTCTGGCTCTAGGTAGGATAGACGACCATCGTGCTGTACCGTTTCTGGTGGATTTGCTGGGTCAGGAAAATACCCCTAGCTTGATTGATACCCTCCAACAAACCTTGGTCAGTAAAGGTGTTCAACCCCTTCCCCATCTACGAATATTGAATCAATCTTTGGCCAACGACCAGAAAACCCTAACCGGGGAAGGTAAAGCTGGGGTTGAGGGAGTGCTAGCGGTGCGGCACAGAGCAACTAAGCAAGCTATCTCGAAAATTCTGACTATCTACGACGGTCAAGTGCATAATGCTAACCTGAGCTATATTAACCTAAGTAAGGTTAATCAGGGTTATGGCTATTTTAATCCAATTCTGGACAACCTGAATTTGTCGGGCATTAATTTCCGCTACGCTAATTTGTCCGGTGCTAATTTGCAGGGTAGTCGCTTCTATGGCCCTGGTGAGGATGAACATTTTGGCACTTTTGATGATTGGGTCAGTGACTTCAGCGGAGCTGATCTCAGAGAAGTTAACCTCACTGGTGCTATTCTCGATAATGTCTTGATGAATCGCACCAATTTAATCGGGGCAACCCTGAACCGAGCAAGGTTTTATAACGGTAGCCTGATCGGTGCTAATCTCAGCAGTGCCCAGCTGATTAATGCTGATTTCCGTAGAGCTATCTTAGAAAATGCTAGCCTGACAGGAGCCAATTTGGGGGAAGCAAAATTCAGTCTCTCTAGTCTTCATGGTGCTCGTTTGGGCAAAGTTAGTGCTGTGGGGAGTGATTTCTCTTCTGCTGATTTAAGTCAATCAAGCTGGCAAGGAGCGAATCTTTCTAGGGCAAATTTGAGTAATGCTAATCTCAAAAATGTTGATTTCAATTCAACCCAATTGGTAGGGGCTAATTTACGCAATGCGCAGCTTGACAATGCTAAGCTACGTTACGCTAATCTCAGTGCTGCAGATTTGCGAGGGGCTAATTTAGCTGGAGCAGATTTTCTGGGAGTTACTTTTGCTATGGCTAAACAGACTAAGGCTAATCAATTTATTACTTTGCCTCCACCTAAATCGAATTTAGCCCGGATCAAGGGGGTTGATTTTGCTAATGTTAAAAATTTAGATGAGCAGCAACTTCGATATATTTGTACCTATGGTGGACTTCATCCTAGATGTTTGTGA
- a CDS encoding glycosyltransferase family 4 protein, producing the protein MSDTQKTASNYVFIFLEIFECEGGIQSYVKDIFEAYLSVAAKTLTSSSAEIFLLRDGLGCDNPFDVYPLRFHYLKTKPPVLGRVRLTIALWFYLWQKRPKHVFCGHIKLAPLTQLLCNSLGIPYTVLTYGKEVWEPLPIKERNALERAAAIWTISRYSRDRACAANKLNPQKVKMLPCAVDGNRFTPGPKSPALIEKYGLAGAKVLMTVARLWSGDIYKGVDVTIQALPAIAKIFPEVKYLVIGRGDDQPRLAQLAKDLGVADRVVFAGFVPTPELVEHYRVADAYVMPSQEGFGIVYLEAMACGKPVLSGDSDGSADPLQDGQLGWQVPYRDPDAVAAACIEILKGEDQRCDGQWLREQSLGLFSKEALTKQLKDLLDFA; encoded by the coding sequence TTGAGCGACACACAGAAAACCGCATCTAACTACGTATTCATTTTCCTAGAGATTTTTGAGTGTGAAGGGGGCATCCAATCCTACGTCAAAGATATTTTCGAGGCATATTTGTCTGTTGCTGCTAAGACTCTTACCAGTTCTAGCGCTGAAATATTTTTGCTGCGGGATGGTCTAGGTTGTGACAATCCCTTTGATGTCTACCCACTCAGATTCCATTACCTGAAAACTAAGCCTCCTGTGCTAGGGCGTGTTCGCTTAACAATAGCGCTATGGTTTTATTTATGGCAAAAACGTCCCAAGCACGTTTTCTGCGGTCATATCAAACTGGCTCCCCTGACTCAGCTGTTGTGCAATAGTCTGGGGATTCCCTATACAGTTTTGACCTATGGTAAAGAGGTGTGGGAACCCTTACCCATCAAAGAACGTAATGCCCTAGAGCGGGCAGCAGCAATTTGGACTATTAGTCGTTACAGTCGCGATCGCGCTTGTGCTGCCAATAAGCTAAATCCTCAAAAGGTAAAGATGTTGCCTTGTGCTGTTGATGGGAATAGGTTTACTCCTGGTCCGAAATCACCAGCCTTAATCGAAAAGTATGGTCTGGCTGGTGCTAAGGTGTTGATGACTGTGGCCCGTCTGTGGTCTGGGGATATTTATAAAGGAGTAGATGTTACCATTCAAGCACTTCCTGCGATCGCAAAAATCTTTCCAGAGGTTAAATATCTAGTCATTGGTCGTGGTGATGATCAACCGAGACTGGCACAGCTAGCGAAAGATTTGGGTGTTGCCGATCGGGTGGTCTTTGCTGGTTTTGTCCCTACACCAGAATTAGTGGAACACTACCGAGTGGCTGATGCCTACGTCATGCCCTCTCAAGAAGGCTTTGGGATTGTATACCTAGAGGCCATGGCTTGTGGTAAACCTGTCCTTTCTGGGGATTCTGATGGTTCTGCTGATCCCTTACAAGATGGTCAGCTTGGTTGGCAAGTTCCCTATCGAGACCCTGATGCAGTCGCTGCGGCTTGTATTGAAATTCTCAAGGGAGAGGATCAACGCTGTGATGGTCAGTGGTTAAGAGAACAATCCCTAGGGTTATTTAGTAAAGAGGCTCTGACAAAGCAGTTAAAAGATTTACTCGATTTTGCGTAA
- the petD gene encoding cytochrome b6-f complex subunit IV: MSVLKKPDLDDPILRAKLAKGMGHNYYGEPAWPNDLLYVFPVVIMGSIALCIGLAVLDPAMIGEPADPFATPLEILPEWYLYPVFQILRILPNKLLGIAAMAAVPLGLMLVPFIEGVNKFQNPFRRPVATTVFLFGTLVTIWLGVGATFPIAQSLTWGLF, encoded by the coding sequence ATGTCAGTTCTTAAAAAGCCGGATCTAGACGATCCCATTTTACGTGCCAAACTAGCCAAGGGGATGGGTCATAATTATTATGGCGAGCCAGCTTGGCCTAATGACCTCCTCTACGTTTTCCCAGTGGTAATCATGGGTTCCATTGCTCTATGCATTGGTTTAGCTGTGCTGGATCCAGCCATGATTGGTGAACCAGCAGATCCCTTTGCCACACCTTTAGAAATCCTCCCGGAATGGTATCTATATCCTGTTTTCCAAATTTTGCGGATTCTCCCTAATAAACTGTTGGGTATTGCTGCTATGGCAGCAGTTCCCTTGGGTCTGATGCTGGTTCCCTTCATCGAAGGTGTGAACAAATTCCAGAACCCATTCCGCCGTCCAGTGGCAACTACGGTATTTTTATTTGGTACCCTAGTCACCATCTGGCTTGGTGTTGGTGCTACCTTCCCCATTGCTCAGTCTTTGACTTGGGGTCTGTTTTAA
- the petB gene encoding cytochrome b6 has product MFSKQITDSKVYDWFEERLEIQALSDDITSKYVPPHVNIFYCLGGITLTCFIIQFATGFAMTFYYKPTVAEAFSSVQYIMTEVSFGWLIRSVHRWSASMMVLMMILHVFRVYLTGGFKKPRELTWVTGVVLAVITVSFGVTGYSLPWDQVGYWAVKIVSGVPEAIPVVGSLIVELLRGGTSVGQGTLSRYYSLHTFVLPWFIAVFMLLHFLMIRKQGISGPL; this is encoded by the coding sequence ATGTTTTCTAAGCAAATCACTGACTCGAAAGTATACGACTGGTTTGAGGAGCGTCTGGAAATTCAGGCACTTTCCGATGACATCACTTCAAAGTACGTACCTCCACACGTTAATATTTTTTACTGCCTGGGTGGAATTACTCTAACTTGCTTTATAATCCAGTTTGCCACTGGATTTGCCATGACCTTCTACTACAAGCCGACGGTCGCTGAGGCATTTAGCTCTGTACAGTACATTATGACTGAAGTGAGCTTTGGCTGGCTAATCCGCTCTGTTCACCGCTGGTCTGCCAGCATGATGGTGCTGATGATGATTCTGCACGTCTTCCGGGTCTATCTGACTGGTGGCTTCAAAAAGCCCCGTGAACTGACCTGGGTGACAGGGGTAGTTTTAGCAGTAATTACAGTCTCTTTCGGTGTGACTGGCTACTCCTTGCCTTGGGACCAAGTTGGTTACTGGGCGGTCAAGATTGTATCTGGCGTTCCTGAAGCTATTCCCGTGGTTGGTTCTTTAATCGTCGAACTGCTGCGCGGTGGTACTAGTGTAGGTCAGGGTACCCTGAGTCGCTACTACAGCCTACATACCTTTGTTTTGCCCTGGTTTATCGCTGTCTTCATGCTGCTGCACTTCCTGATGATTCGCAAACAGGGCATTTCTGGTCCATTGTAA
- the ctpA gene encoding carboxyl-terminal processing protease CtpA — protein MHKRAFWVGLLLTFPIMLLSAWWTPTAAAFSQEQRLFSQAWRIVSQSYVDDTFNHQNWWLLRQKTLKKRLPNREATYTAIETMLGSLGDPFTRLLRPEQYHSLQINTSGELSGVGLQIAIDGETGELEVITPIAQSPADLAGIRPRDHILEIDGMLTRDMTLDEAAARMRGPIGTTVTLKIQGQKEQPKLVEIVRDRISLNPVYSVLDTEDNRNPVGYIRLSQFSANAPMEVAHAVAKLKEMGADGYILDLRNNPGGLLQAGIEIARLWLDQGTIVYTVNRQGTIGSFQAYGEALTEDPLVVLVNQGSASASEILAGALQDNGRAKLVGEKTFGKGLIQSLFELIDGSGLAVTVAKYETPNHRDINKLGIEPDVEVPLEAISLSEVGTKADTQYHEAIKLLTSDTFLAKAS, from the coding sequence ATGCACAAACGAGCCTTCTGGGTTGGACTCTTACTAACCTTCCCAATCATGCTATTGTCTGCCTGGTGGACACCAACAGCCGCTGCCTTCTCTCAGGAGCAAAGGCTTTTTTCCCAAGCATGGCGGATTGTCTCTCAATCCTACGTTGATGATACCTTTAACCATCAGAATTGGTGGTTGTTACGTCAGAAGACCTTGAAAAAGCGGCTGCCTAATCGTGAAGCTACCTATACTGCCATAGAAACAATGTTAGGGAGTCTTGGGGATCCCTTCACACGATTGCTCAGACCTGAACAATATCATAGTTTGCAAATCAACACCTCTGGTGAACTCTCCGGTGTCGGGCTACAAATTGCAATTGATGGGGAAACTGGTGAGTTAGAAGTAATCACCCCAATTGCTCAATCACCAGCGGATTTAGCCGGTATCCGACCACGGGATCACATCCTAGAAATTGATGGCATGCTGACTAGGGACATGACTCTAGATGAAGCAGCAGCAAGGATGCGTGGACCAATTGGTACAACAGTTACCTTGAAGATTCAAGGCCAGAAAGAACAGCCAAAATTGGTGGAAATAGTACGCGATCGCATTTCCCTAAACCCAGTGTATTCAGTCCTCGATACCGAGGACAATAGAAACCCAGTCGGTTATATTCGCCTGTCTCAATTTAGTGCCAACGCCCCAATGGAAGTTGCCCACGCCGTTGCTAAACTCAAGGAGATGGGTGCAGATGGCTATATTCTTGATCTCAGGAATAATCCAGGGGGTCTCTTGCAGGCAGGTATTGAAATTGCTCGCCTCTGGTTAGATCAAGGCACTATTGTTTACACCGTTAACCGCCAAGGCACCATTGGTAGCTTTCAAGCCTATGGTGAAGCTCTTACGGAAGACCCCTTGGTTGTATTAGTTAATCAAGGCAGCGCCAGTGCTAGTGAGATTCTAGCTGGGGCTTTACAGGACAATGGTAGGGCAAAGCTAGTCGGGGAAAAAACCTTTGGCAAAGGGTTAATTCAGTCCTTATTTGAACTAATAGATGGGTCAGGATTAGCAGTTACCGTTGCCAAGTACGAGACCCCCAATCACCGGGATATTAATAAATTAGGGATTGAGCCAGACGTGGAAGTGCCTTTAGAAGCAATTAGTTTGAGCGAAGTGGGAACAAAAGCAGATACTCAGTATCACGAAGCAATCAAGTTGTTAACCTCTGATACTTTTCTAGCTAAGGCAAGTTAG